Within Quercus lobata isolate SW786 chromosome 5, ValleyOak3.0 Primary Assembly, whole genome shotgun sequence, the genomic segment gatgTTTTGTTTCCTTCATATAGCTCAATATCCAAACTTAAAAATGGTTTTCATAGAGGTAATTGATTTCTTCTTGTTTTCATATTGGTGACAAATGTTTACAAATTTTGAGGTTGCCTAGTTTCTAAAGAGACCTCACAATGTCGTATCTTGTGTGCAGTAATTGAACTTGGTGAAAGAGACTCATCTAGGAAGATAGTAGAAATGATTTGCCAAAAGAGTTGGTTAAAGTCTGAGAACAGTTGCAGGAGGATAGAGAGGGTCTTGAAGgtcaacaacacaaaaaaaaccatTGCTTTGTTTGAAGAATATAGAGAAAAGGTGAAGAATGAAGCTAGCAAACAAATCAAAACGCATCCACGCTGCCTGGTTGATGGTAATGAGCTTTTGAGGTTCTATGGCACAACTTTTGTGTGCTCTCTTGGCATGAATGGCTCTTCTAGCTTGTGCACTTTGGATAATTGTGGTGTATGTCAAGTTTTAAGGCATGGATACTTCACCAAGAAGGAATTCAACGGTGGGTTAGGAGTTTTTACCACTTCCACAAGTAAAAGCGCATTCCAATCTATTGAATTATATGAAGAAGAGCAGTCTCTTGGAAAGGCTTTAATACTGTGCAGAGTAGTGGCTGGAAGTGTTCACAGACTTTTGGAAAGAACTCAAGAATTATCTAGTCCAGAGTTCGATTCATTGGATGGGACAATGGGTCATCATTCGAATATTGAGGAGCTTTATGTATTAAATCCCATAGCTATCCTCCCTTGCTTTGTGGTAATCTACAAACCCTGACTGAGAGGGGATTATGCTAAGGCTAAAACTCGTGGCGCACACACACATCCGTACTCACatgtttttagttgttttttg encodes:
- the LOC115991180 gene encoding uncharacterized protein LOC115991180, whose protein sequence is MPAVCCGLKSSWDCKSQVQSDVFDPKANGNLSSMTIKRERLGRSRCTSNFKDIVRDTEKPLGCSTKSLGSSEFCSKGKDNEKDGPMFLGKVSPETTENRGHNLVHHYRPIETHGGSIIFYGGGTSDIPSRTSIETDCYCYSNLICPICGKKLRKLDAIQAQHLSKPSVIELGERDSSRKIVEMICQKSWLKSENSCRRIERVLKVNNTKKTIALFEEYREKVKNEASKQIKTHPRCLVDGNELLRFYGTTFVCSLGMNGSSSLCTLDNCGVCQVLRHGYFTKKEFNGGLGVFTTSTSKSAFQSIELYEEEQSLGKALILCRVVAGSVHRLLERTQELSSPEFDSLDGTMGHHSNIEELYVLNPIAILPCFVVIYKP